The Methanobacterium alcaliphilum genome contains the following window.
TAAAAGGGGAAGAAAAATTCTGGAGTGAAATTAAAGGATACCAGGTAGCTACTAGTAGTGCAAGAATTCTAGGGGAATTAGAAGAGCTCATAATCAACGATAAAACCGGAAAAATCACTGATGTGGTAATAAAAGTTGAAAAAGGCAGAAATGTCAATGTTAAAGGAGCTAAGAAAAAGGGAGATTTTCTTCTAGTTCCATTTGGAAAAGTAGAAAAAGTAGGGGAATTTATAATAATTGCTGAATAAATTCCATCAACTTTCTCCTTAACTTGTTTAAGATATTCATCTTAATTAAAGAGATGTATCACTCTGTAAATGTTACAATAACTTTTTTTATCCCCCATAATGTTTCAGTTTTTTCTATGTTTGATTAATTAGAAAGATATTAATCAGGAAAATGTCTGATAACGATTGTTATAATATTGAATCAATAAAATAATTCTTTTTATAGAATTATGTTAAAAAAAGTCTTTAAAATAAAAATATTATGAGTTTGAAGACATTACATGCCTTGTAAACTCATATCTAACATTTTTTTAGTTTCGGTTGCTAGCTCTGGGGGCAGACCTGTAATGTCCATACTTAAAAATCCCCTTACAATCATTGATGCGGCTTCTTCTTCAGTTAAACCACGTGATGTAAGATATAGCACTTCTTCTTCGGCTATTTTACCCACAGCAGCTTCGTGAGACATTTCTAACTCAGTAGAACTACCTTCTAGTTCAGGGACGGCGTATATCATGGATTCGTCTGATAAAACTAGGCCATGACATTCTAAGTGTCCTTTAACATTCTGAGTTCTTCCAGCCAAGTGCCCACGAGCATAAAGTTGAGACTGGTCTTTGGACACTGCTCTTGAAATCATCTCAGCACTGGATCCTTCACCTTCCAATATAACTCTGGAACCAGTATCTAGGATGGAATCTTTTTGACCACCAAGTATAGATTGGAATACTACTTTAGAATTAGTACCGGAACAATATGCAGTAGGATATGTCTGTATGCTTCTAACAGGGCTGGTTAATATATAATTGCTTATATATGTGGAATCATCACCTACCATAACACCAGTTCTAGGACGCACATCTACTTGTTCTGCCCAGTTGTGAACCATAGTGAAAGTAATTTTAGATCCAGGTTTGAGGTAGAACTCAGATACGCCAACGTGTAAAGCTGAACTGACGTCTTCTCCAGTGGCACAACCAGTTATAATGTGGAGTTCAGAATTTTCTTCTGCTATGATTATATTGTGCGCTGTTTGCATTACGTCCTGATCACCAATGAACATACATGCTTGAAGTGGGAAAACCTCTTTAGACCCTGGAAGAGATCTTATGAAGTATCCTCCACTTCCTCCCTCTTCTGCTTCTCTAAGGGCAGTTTGAGCTGTGTATTTATCAGCATCAACAGCCACAGCTTTCCACATGTAGTCCTTTATCCAGTTATACTTGTCTAAAGCTACATTCATGCCCATTATTTCTACAGACTCAGAAGTACAGGTGCTACAAACTCCACTTTGATCTACTTGTATAAAGGTTCCGGAACGCTCTTCTTCATTAGGATCCACACCTACTTTAAGTAGAGTATCTTGAACTTTTTTAGACACTTCATTGGCACGAGTTACTTTTTCATGATCCCCTGCTTCTTCTTTTATGAATTTTTCAAGGTCAATGTCTTCTCCATAAAGGGCTTTTTTATTTTTGGCTTTTTCGGCTTTTCCTAATGTATCCCGCAACATTCTATACACCCTTTAAATCCTTCTTTTCTAATGTCGTCTAAGATTTCACTTGGATTTCCCGAACAAGCTATCCTTCCGTCCATTAAGACGTGTGCCGTATCAGCATTCACGAAATTCAAGATATAACCTAAATGAGTAATTAAAAGCCCTGACTTTCGCCTTAAACCAGGTTTCTTATCTTTGTCTAGTAAATGATTGATTTCTTCTGCAAGGAGTTCCACATTTTCAATATCCACTCCAGAATCAGGTTCATCAAACATGATAAAGTCAGGCTGCTGAGCTAGAAGTTGCAATATCTCAGATCTTTTCACTTCCCCACCTGAAAATCCAAGATTCACATCTCTATCTAAGAATCTCTCATCTAACTTCATTTTTTGAGATAATTTCGCCATTTCCGGAGAAAGTTTTTCATCTGCGGGGTCCTGACCACTTTCCACCTTTAAAAGATCCATTAAACGAACGCCTCTTATGGCTGGAGGGTTTTGGAAACTAACTCCAACTCCTCTTTTTACTCGTTCGGTGGTATTTAAATTAGTTATATTTTCTCCTTTGAATAAAATCTCCCCGTTTGTGACTTTATACTTAGGAAATCCGAGTATAGTCATAAAAAGAGTACTTTTTCCAGAACCATTAGGGCCCAGAAGAACGTGGGTTTCACCTTCATCTATATACAAATCTATATCATTTAAAACTTGTTTTCCACTTACTTCAACTGCTAGATCGGTTATTTCAAGTAGCAGTTTAACCACCACCTATTTTTACTTACTTCAATGAAAATTGTTTACATTGTAACTATGGTTATATGCTTATAAATAATTAAGTAAAAAGTTGAAAATATTTAAAAGATTAATATTTTTTTATCTGCTGTAGATGATGGTGCTTCATTTAGGAAACGGTTCTTTTCCTGTAATTAAATTTTCAAGTAAATATAACGCTTTTTTTACACCTGATTTTTGTCTTTGCATAATGACAGAAGCAGGAGAAGTTCTAAGATCTGCAGCGATATTTGAAGAGCAGCTGAAATTTATTTTATCATTGCAAATAGCTATGCCCCCTTTTCCTATGCCTGCGGTTGTACCTATTGCAATAGAAGATCCGGTTATCTCACGCACGGCTTCAGCCATCATTAAAGCCATCTTTATATCTCCTTCCTGGTCGTAGACTTTAATATCATTTATGGTGGTAAATGGAGGGTGAGGTTTTATTTTTAGCAGTGTTTCCACACCAGAAACAGTTGGGGCAAATACACTGCCAATTATTGATAATTTATGTAGGGCAGGGTCGATTTTCCAGGGATATTTTGAGGGGTAACCTTGGGAAAAAGAATGTATCTCCTGTGCAATTTTGCCATGGGTAAAACATTCGGCTGTAGAAATAGTAATTAATTCTGAATTCATTATTTCACTTTACTTTTCAATAATTTCAATATCTCTGCGGCTATGACTGCAGAAATTTTATCCAGCATGTAAGGAGTAACTGGTTCCCAATCTCTAATTAGTTTTCCAGTACCAATTAATAGGTGATTTCTAGTTATACCATTTTCTTTCAATGTTTTTACGATAGGATTTGTTTCATCAGCTTCTGAAATATCTTGTACACTTATTTCTTCTTC
Protein-coding sequences here:
- a CDS encoding UPF0254 family protein, which codes for MNSELITISTAECFTHGKIAQEIHSFSQGYPSKYPWKIDPALHKLSIIGSVFAPTVSGVETLLKIKPHPPFTTINDIKVYDQEGDIKMALMMAEAVREITGSSIAIGTTAGIGKGGIAICNDKINFSCSSNIAADLRTSPASVIMQRQKSGVKKALYLLENLITGKEPFPK
- a CDS encoding SufB/SufD family protein, producing the protein MLRDTLGKAEKAKNKKALYGEDIDLEKFIKEEAGDHEKVTRANEVSKKVQDTLLKVGVDPNEEERSGTFIQVDQSGVCSTCTSESVEIMGMNVALDKYNWIKDYMWKAVAVDADKYTAQTALREAEEGGSGGYFIRSLPGSKEVFPLQACMFIGDQDVMQTAHNIIIAEENSELHIITGCATGEDVSSALHVGVSEFYLKPGSKITFTMVHNWAEQVDVRPRTGVMVGDDSTYISNYILTSPVRSIQTYPTAYCSGTNSKVVFQSILGGQKDSILDTGSRVILEGEGSSAEMISRAVSKDQSQLYARGHLAGRTQNVKGHLECHGLVLSDESMIYAVPELEGSSTELEMSHEAAVGKIAEEEVLYLTSRGLTEEEAASMIVRGFLSMDITGLPPELATETKKMLDMSLQGM
- a CDS encoding PRC-barrel domain-containing protein, whose amino-acid sequence is MEERKLIKGEEKFWSEIKGYQVATSSARILGELEELIINDKTGKITDVVIKVEKGRNVNVKGAKKKGDFLLVPFGKVEKVGEFIIIAE
- the sufC gene encoding Fe-S cluster assembly ATPase SufC, which codes for MLLEITDLAVEVSGKQVLNDIDLYIDEGETHVLLGPNGSGKSTLFMTILGFPKYKVTNGEILFKGENITNLNTTERVKRGVGVSFQNPPAIRGVRLMDLLKVESGQDPADEKLSPEMAKLSQKMKLDERFLDRDVNLGFSGGEVKRSEILQLLAQQPDFIMFDEPDSGVDIENVELLAEEINHLLDKDKKPGLRRKSGLLITHLGYILNFVNADTAHVLMDGRIACSGNPSEILDDIRKEGFKGCIECCGIH